A portion of the Flavobacterium magnum genome contains these proteins:
- a CDS encoding cation:dicarboxylate symporter family transporter → MRAKTSLFPSVIFKNLTFWVLIAIVGGVLLGHLAPETAREMKIVGDTFISIVKVFIAPIIFLTIVLGIAGMGDLRKVGRIGFKALLYFEVVTTFAIGIGVAAALLIRPGHISRSGLATGDASDYTLKAQQAFDWWEFFKTNLTLQALALAIVVGIALNYFRQRERVVAQLYKLSGFVFKLLKVVMWLAPAGAFGGMAYTVGKFGLQSLLPLGKLMLTMYLTMAIFVFAILGSILRCYKIRITDLIRYLKPELLIVLGTSSSEPALPNLMTKLERLGCSKPVVGLVVPTGYSFNLDGTSIYLAMSVIFLAQLYDVHLSFTQILTIVGLLMVTSKGAAGVTGSGFVILASTMTAIHSIPLEGLGFIIGIDKFMSEARALTNFVGNAVATIVISKNEGDLVNLTLRDTEGEIF, encoded by the coding sequence ATGCGAGCCAAAACATCCCTTTTTCCATCGGTCATTTTCAAAAACCTTACGTTCTGGGTACTCATAGCAATTGTGGGCGGGGTACTGCTGGGGCACCTCGCACCTGAAACTGCCCGGGAAATGAAAATCGTTGGAGACACATTCATCAGTATTGTAAAAGTTTTTATCGCGCCGATTATTTTCCTGACCATCGTGCTGGGCATCGCCGGTATGGGTGATTTGCGCAAGGTGGGCCGCATTGGTTTTAAGGCGTTGCTTTATTTTGAAGTCGTGACCACGTTTGCGATCGGCATCGGTGTGGCAGCGGCACTGCTCATCAGGCCGGGGCACATCAGCCGCTCAGGGCTTGCCACCGGCGACGCTTCCGATTATACGTTAAAGGCACAACAGGCCTTCGACTGGTGGGAATTCTTTAAGACCAACCTTACATTACAGGCACTGGCGCTGGCAATCGTTGTGGGTATCGCGCTGAATTATTTCCGCCAAAGGGAGCGCGTCGTAGCGCAACTTTACAAGCTTTCCGGTTTTGTCTTCAAATTACTGAAGGTCGTCATGTGGCTCGCCCCGGCAGGTGCATTCGGCGGAATGGCTTATACGGTAGGGAAATTTGGCCTGCAGTCATTATTACCGTTGGGCAAATTGATGCTGACCATGTACCTGACCATGGCCATCTTTGTTTTTGCGATTTTAGGCAGCATTTTGCGATGCTACAAAATCCGCATTACGGACCTGATACGTTACCTGAAACCGGAGCTGCTGATCGTCCTTGGGACTTCTTCATCCGAACCCGCATTACCCAACCTGATGACCAAGCTCGAACGCCTGGGATGCAGCAAACCCGTGGTGGGACTTGTGGTCCCGACGGGCTATTCATTCAATCTCGACGGCACCTCGATATACCTTGCCATGAGTGTTATTTTCCTGGCGCAGCTGTATGACGTTCACCTTTCATTTACGCAAATACTTACGATCGTCGGACTGCTGATGGTCACCTCAAAAGGCGCAGCGGGTGTTACCGGCAGCGGATTCGTCATACTGGCGTCGACGATGACGGCAATACACAGCATCCCTCTGGAAGGACTGGGGTTTATCATCGGTATTGACAAATTCATGAGTGAGGCGCGTGCGTTGACAAACTTTGTCGGGAACGCCGTGGCTACGATTGTGATTTCGAAAAATGAAGGCGATCTTGTTAACCTCACACTACGTGACACTGAGGGTGAAATTTTCTAA
- a CDS encoding ATP-binding protein — MKIKDIVNHDIVNLTNCEHEPIHIPGSIQPHGFMIAFGTDDLKINFCSANVNEFIGISHEQLLGKVFLDVFGAQADTQLKRYLGNFAATKTSILKITLCQRDFQCTLHISGENYVLEAEPDTHTLNDVSDVYNQTALFLSYMNNTSTLRELCQLIAQGTRDITGYDRVMVYRFDKEYNGEVFAEACADNIEPFLGLHYPHTDIPVQARELYLKNLLRLIVDINYTPVPIFTIDEGTDKNLDLSLSILRSTSPIHVEYLQNMGVGATMTISLIHRGRLWGLIACHHYSPKNLTPEIRLAAQLQGQFITSQIDVRQSNEEYDLARRTNIALEKLNASELPPLMESFKIISVNPELLRLCNAAGVSLLISGQVFKNGLAPSDENVVVLSEKLRAYSNDTTFYTDKLINFVGDSKELCEDISGVIYHSLGNNNSIIWYRPETLSEVHWAGNPDKAIIKDSRGLHPRNSFNLWKQIIKCRSNEWLQPELNAAANYAHALQKQISMLLLSREEEKYRTLNETLKEANAELENINWISTHDLQEPLRKIQLISSKLMYGEQEEIIPQYVMDSLQRMNVSADRMQTLLIDILKYTRIKNSADGFELVDLNEIVSEIADETREVFHEKNGKISASHLPSIHGVPFLIKQLFSNIILNSLKYSDPARNPEIIISSSPNPVKSAASKNKLSYAVSFKDNGIGFEQQYAESIFNIFTRLHGVSEYKGSGVGLALCRKIMQTHGGNIVATGTPGEGSTFTLYFPVD, encoded by the coding sequence ATGAAGATTAAGGATATTGTTAACCACGACATCGTCAACCTGACCAATTGCGAGCACGAGCCGATACACATTCCGGGCAGCATCCAGCCGCACGGCTTCATGATTGCCTTCGGAACCGACGATTTAAAAATCAATTTTTGCAGTGCCAACGTCAACGAATTCATTGGGATTTCGCATGAGCAATTGCTCGGCAAGGTGTTCCTTGATGTTTTCGGAGCGCAGGCCGATACACAGTTGAAGCGGTACCTTGGGAATTTTGCAGCTACAAAGACCTCCATTTTAAAAATTACGCTTTGCCAACGGGACTTTCAATGCACCTTGCACATCAGCGGCGAGAATTACGTGCTGGAAGCCGAACCGGATACCCACACCCTCAACGATGTTTCTGACGTGTACAACCAGACCGCGTTGTTCTTGTCGTACATGAACAATACGTCCACACTTCGGGAGCTCTGTCAGCTGATTGCACAGGGCACACGCGACATCACAGGTTATGACCGCGTCATGGTGTACCGATTTGATAAGGAATACAACGGCGAAGTTTTCGCAGAGGCCTGCGCTGACAATATCGAACCTTTCCTCGGACTGCATTATCCACACACAGACATCCCGGTGCAGGCGCGCGAACTTTACCTCAAAAACCTGCTGCGGCTCATCGTCGATATCAATTATACGCCGGTACCCATTTTTACCATTGATGAAGGAACAGACAAAAATCTAGACCTGAGCCTGTCGATTTTGCGAAGCACCTCACCGATACATGTGGAATACCTTCAGAATATGGGTGTGGGCGCTACGATGACCATTTCGCTGATTCACCGTGGAAGGCTCTGGGGATTGATCGCTTGCCACCACTATTCACCAAAAAACCTCACGCCTGAAATACGCCTTGCGGCTCAGTTGCAGGGACAATTCATTACGTCACAGATCGATGTACGCCAATCGAACGAAGAATACGACCTGGCACGCCGCACCAATATCGCGCTTGAAAAGCTCAATGCCAGCGAACTGCCGCCATTGATGGAATCTTTTAAGATCATCAGCGTAAATCCGGAATTGCTCCGGCTTTGCAACGCGGCCGGCGTGTCGCTGCTGATCAGCGGGCAGGTTTTCAAGAACGGACTGGCACCTTCGGACGAAAATGTCGTTGTGCTTTCTGAAAAGCTGCGAGCATATAGTAATGATACGACTTTTTACACCGATAAGCTGATAAACTTCGTAGGCGATTCAAAGGAGCTTTGCGAGGACATTTCAGGGGTTATCTACCATTCCTTGGGAAACAACAACAGCATTATCTGGTACCGCCCGGAAACGCTATCTGAAGTGCATTGGGCCGGAAACCCGGACAAGGCCATCATCAAGGACAGCCGTGGGCTGCATCCGCGGAATTCCTTCAACCTCTGGAAGCAAATCATCAAGTGCCGCAGTAATGAATGGCTGCAGCCGGAGTTGAATGCGGCAGCCAACTACGCACACGCACTGCAAAAGCAGATCAGTATGCTGTTGCTGAGCCGCGAGGAAGAAAAATACAGGACGCTTAATGAAACGCTAAAGGAGGCCAATGCCGAACTGGAAAACATCAACTGGATCAGCACACACGATTTGCAGGAACCTTTACGCAAAATCCAGCTGATTTCGTCCAAACTCATGTACGGGGAGCAGGAAGAAATCATTCCGCAGTATGTGATGGATTCGCTACAGCGCATGAATGTCTCTGCAGACCGCATGCAGACGCTGCTGATAGACATCCTGAAATACACCAGGATCAAAAATTCCGCGGACGGTTTTGAGTTGGTCGACCTTAACGAGATCGTCAGTGAGATTGCAGATGAGACGCGTGAGGTTTTCCATGAAAAAAACGGGAAAATTTCCGCCTCGCACCTTCCGTCAATCCATGGGGTGCCGTTCCTGATCAAACAGCTTTTTTCAAATATCATCCTCAATTCGCTGAAATATTCTGACCCGGCACGAAATCCGGAAATCATCATTTCATCTTCGCCAAATCCCGTTAAAAGCGCGGCTTCGAAAAACAAACTGTCATATGCAGTCAGTTTTAAAGATAACGGCATCGGATTTGAACAGCAGTACGCCGAGTCGATATTCAATATCTTCACAAGGCTGCATGGTGTTTCAGAGTACAAAGGCTCGGGAGTCGGTCTCGCATTATGCAGGAAAATCATGCAGACGCATGGCGGAAACATTGTGGCCACGGGAACCCCGGGTGAAGGCAGCACCTTTACGCTGTATTTTCCGGTGGATTAA
- a CDS encoding biliverdin-producing heme oxygenase, whose product MANDHASVQEMTRADIFIQQLRTHTADSHNRLEALPVSKSVTSPNITKASYTRYLQLMGAVIQQTESTLFPMLAEVIPDIAERQKIPWIAADLDFLGAAQQAYPSPFSLEIDSVAFAFGMMYVVEGSVLGGRYILKNIQQNLGYQEEGVRYFSGYGNKTGGLWKQFLNALTAFEAQHGHGDEIISGADYAFTAIYDHLKKHSGDED is encoded by the coding sequence ATGGCCAATGATCATGCGAGTGTGCAGGAAATGACCCGCGCCGACATTTTTATACAGCAGTTGCGAACACACACTGCCGATTCCCATAACCGCCTTGAGGCACTTCCCGTATCGAAGTCGGTGACCTCTCCCAACATCACCAAAGCATCCTACACACGTTACCTGCAACTGATGGGTGCCGTGATCCAACAAACCGAGTCGACGCTTTTCCCAATGTTGGCAGAGGTTATTCCTGATATTGCTGAACGACAAAAGATCCCCTGGATTGCCGCTGATCTGGACTTTCTGGGCGCTGCCCAGCAAGCGTATCCATCGCCTTTCTCCCTAGAGATTGATTCTGTCGCTTTCGCTTTTGGGATGATGTATGTTGTCGAAGGTTCTGTACTCGGCGGTCGTTACATCCTCAAAAATATCCAGCAGAACCTGGGCTATCAGGAAGAAGGCGTACGGTATTTCTCGGGTTACGGAAATAAAACCGGTGGTTTATGGAAGCAATTCCTCAACGCCCTCACCGCCTTTGAAGCGCAGCATGGTCACGGGGATGAAATTATCAGCGGTGCCGATTATGCATTCACTGCGATTTATGATCACCTGAAAAAACATTCCGGCGATGAAGATTAA
- a CDS encoding response regulator, which translates to MSSALTIFYTDDDQDDLELFRDVVKTLGRPIDVVMQSKPEELLRDLENPPPSPQIIFLDLNMPGKNGFEVLKELKNHNHYKNIPIVIFSTSNDDKNVARSHELGANFYLPKLSSYDDFRKSIDFTLQINWNTFNPTLSGFKYQN; encoded by the coding sequence ATGAGCAGCGCATTGACGATATTTTATACTGATGATGACCAGGACGATTTGGAGCTGTTCAGGGATGTCGTGAAGACACTTGGCCGCCCGATTGACGTGGTCATGCAGAGTAAACCGGAAGAGTTGCTCAGGGACCTTGAAAACCCGCCGCCATCACCACAGATTATTTTCCTGGATTTGAATATGCCCGGGAAAAATGGGTTTGAGGTGCTTAAAGAGCTTAAAAATCACAACCATTATAAAAATATCCCGATTGTGATTTTTTCCACTTCAAATGATGACAAGAACGTAGCCCGCAGCCACGAACTCGGGGCTAATTTCTACCTGCCCAAACTAAGTTCTTACGATGACTTCCGGAAGTCAATCGATTTTACACTGCAAATAAACTGGAATACCTTCAATCCCACACTTTCCGGTTTTAAATATCAAAATTAA
- a CDS encoding PQQ-dependent sugar dehydrogenase, with amino-acid sequence MKMRYLCAVFALMVLSCNGQVRKSEKEALAKTPDHVVKTAIGDLVLPPPYATESKAVRSKMVDWPQGQTPVAPEGFTVTRFADQLKNPRNTYIGPNNDVFVAESGTMSSADRITVFRDKDQDGKFETREVFIEGLNRPYGMLILGSYFYIANTDGLYRYPYTAGELKLASKAEKIVSLPAGGYNNHWTRNLIAKADGSKIYISVGSGSNVAEHGIEHETRRANILEVNPDGSGEKVYASGLRNPVGMDWNPVNGQLWTAVNERDELGDDLVPDYVTSVTENGFYGWPYTYFGDIPDPRMKGATAGRNERTLVPDVAVGAHTATLGMAFYNKAAYPPKYRNGIFAGQHGSWNRSKITGYKVIFIPFENGRPSGPPKDFLTGFVANASEAEVYGRPVDVTVMKDGSLLVNDDSGNVIWRVSANH; translated from the coding sequence ATGAAAATGCGATACTTGTGCGCTGTATTTGCGTTAATGGTCCTGTCTTGCAACGGCCAGGTCAGAAAATCGGAAAAAGAGGCGCTTGCAAAAACACCGGACCACGTTGTCAAAACTGCAATAGGCGACCTTGTGCTGCCACCGCCCTATGCCACCGAATCGAAAGCCGTACGCAGTAAAATGGTCGACTGGCCCCAGGGACAAACGCCCGTTGCGCCGGAAGGATTTACGGTGACGCGTTTTGCAGACCAACTTAAAAATCCAAGAAATACTTATATAGGGCCCAATAACGACGTATTTGTAGCCGAAAGCGGTACCATGAGCAGTGCTGACCGCATCACCGTATTTCGCGACAAGGATCAAGATGGTAAATTTGAAACCCGCGAAGTGTTCATTGAAGGCCTCAACCGGCCTTACGGCATGCTGATCCTGGGCAGCTATTTCTACATCGCCAACACGGACGGGCTGTATAGGTATCCGTATACAGCAGGTGAGCTGAAACTAGCGTCCAAAGCCGAAAAAATTGTCAGCCTGCCCGCAGGTGGTTACAACAACCACTGGACAAGGAACCTCATCGCAAAGGCTGACGGGAGCAAGATTTACATCTCCGTAGGGTCGGGCAGCAATGTGGCCGAGCATGGCATCGAACACGAAACGCGACGCGCCAACATCCTCGAAGTCAATCCGGACGGCAGTGGCGAAAAAGTCTACGCGTCAGGGTTGCGTAACCCTGTCGGCATGGACTGGAATCCTGTAAACGGGCAACTCTGGACTGCAGTGAATGAGCGCGATGAGTTGGGTGACGACCTTGTTCCGGACTACGTCACCAGCGTGACCGAGAACGGTTTTTACGGCTGGCCCTACACCTATTTCGGTGACATCCCCGACCCCCGTATGAAGGGCGCTACGGCAGGACGCAACGAACGTACGCTGGTTCCTGATGTGGCCGTAGGCGCACACACCGCCACGCTGGGCATGGCATTTTATAACAAGGCCGCGTATCCCCCAAAATACCGTAACGGCATTTTTGCAGGGCAGCACGGCTCCTGGAATCGTTCGAAAATTACGGGCTACAAAGTGATATTCATCCCGTTTGAGAATGGCAGGCCCTCCGGACCGCCAAAGGATTTCCTGACCGGCTTCGTCGCCAATGCTTCTGAAGCTGAAGTATACGGTCGCCCGGTCGATGTTACGGTGATGAAAGATGGCTCCCTACTGGTCAACGACGATTCCGGGAATGTAATTTGGCGTGTCAGCGCAAACCATTAA
- the hpt gene encoding hypoxanthine phosphoribosyltransferase, whose protein sequence is MLQLHDKTFEPFISAEEIDFAIASMAAQVEADFAEETPIFFGVLNGAFMVVSDFMKHYKSPCEVNFIKMASYEGMESTNEVKQLIGINRDLTGKTVIVIEDIVDTGNTLVELKALFKKQNVAHFKIATLFFKPDAYKQDVKIDYVGMRIPNKFIVGYGLDYDGLGRNLPEVYQLKD, encoded by the coding sequence GTGTTACAACTCCACGATAAAACATTCGAGCCATTCATTTCAGCAGAAGAGATCGATTTTGCAATAGCTTCGATGGCCGCGCAGGTAGAAGCTGATTTTGCAGAGGAAACGCCGATATTTTTCGGCGTGCTCAACGGTGCGTTTATGGTCGTTTCCGATTTTATGAAACATTATAAATCGCCATGCGAAGTGAATTTTATCAAGATGGCTTCCTATGAAGGTATGGAATCGACTAATGAAGTAAAGCAGCTTATCGGTATCAACCGCGACCTTACGGGGAAAACCGTGATCGTGATTGAGGACATCGTCGATACCGGAAATACATTGGTCGAGCTGAAAGCCCTTTTTAAAAAGCAAAACGTGGCGCATTTCAAGATTGCCACGCTGTTCTTCAAGCCCGATGCTTACAAACAGGACGTCAAGATCGATTATGTGGGCATGCGTATACCCAATAAATTTATCGTCGGCTACGGCCTCGATTATGACGGCCTCGGACGGAATCTTCCGGAAGTCTACCAGCTCAAGGATTAA
- a CDS encoding adenylate kinase, with product MINIILFGKPGAGKGTQAEFLKEKYRLTHISTGDLFRYNIKNHTALGIEAKSYIDRGALVPDQVTIKMLEDEVGKHPDTSGFLFDGFPRNIPQADALEKFLESKGWSTTATVALEADDEVLVQRILERGKTSGRADDMDEKAIRNRYEVYGNETAPLIDYYKAKGKFHPVDGIGSIAEITARLSAVIDSL from the coding sequence ATGATCAACATCATCTTATTCGGAAAACCGGGTGCCGGAAAGGGCACACAGGCTGAATTCCTTAAAGAAAAATACCGTTTAACACATATTTCCACAGGCGATTTGTTCCGCTACAACATCAAAAACCATACGGCGCTTGGCATTGAAGCCAAGTCTTACATCGATCGCGGCGCCCTCGTGCCTGATCAGGTGACAATTAAGATGCTCGAGGATGAAGTGGGAAAACATCCCGATACCAGCGGATTTTTGTTTGACGGATTTCCAAGGAACATCCCGCAGGCAGACGCTTTGGAAAAATTCCTTGAGTCAAAAGGATGGTCCACTACCGCTACGGTTGCGCTCGAAGCCGATGATGAGGTGCTGGTACAGCGTATTTTGGAGCGTGGGAAAACATCGGGCCGGGCCGATGATATGGATGAAAAGGCAATCCGGAACCGGTATGAGGTGTATGGCAACGAAACCGCACCTTTGATCGACTACTACAAAGCAAAAGGAAAATTCCATCCGGTGGACGGGATTGGATCAATTGCAGAGATTACCGCAAGGTTAAGCGCGGTGATTGACAGTTTATAA
- a CDS encoding hemolysin family protein, with amino-acid sequence MEILIILFLIILNGVFSMSEIALISARKSRLESAAKKGNNSAKAALDLANSPNKFLSTVQIGITLIGILTGIFSGDKITTDMQSFVAGFPALKPYAQSIAVGVVVVILTFFSLVLGELLPKRIGLNYPEKIAKSVAIPMKYISVVTAPFIWLLTISTEALLKVLMIKPSTDGKVTEEEIKAIIKEGTEGGEVQEIEHDIMERVFHIGDRKVNSLMTHRKSVVFLPLNSDKQKVKELMLKELHSIYPVYGDNHDDIVGVADLKNIFAHFEEDNFNLERIMTDPPYIMEQTTAYKALENFKKSGVHYAFVSDEYGVFQGIITLNDILEALVGDASDFYKDDFKLVAREDGSWMVDGLYPLHDFLTYFELDELITDYEVNTVSGLIMTELSYIPKEGERLFWHHYELEVVDMDGVKIDKVLVKERKEK; translated from the coding sequence ATGGAAATACTGATTATCCTCTTCCTGATTATCCTCAACGGCGTGTTCTCCATGTCTGAAATCGCATTGATTTCGGCACGAAAAAGCCGTCTGGAAAGCGCAGCGAAGAAAGGGAACAACAGTGCAAAAGCCGCGTTAGACCTGGCCAATTCCCCCAACAAATTCCTTTCGACGGTACAAATCGGGATCACATTGATCGGGATCTTAACGGGTATTTTTTCCGGGGACAAGATCACGACCGATATGCAGTCGTTTGTAGCCGGTTTTCCTGCACTGAAGCCTTACGCGCAATCCATTGCCGTGGGCGTGGTGGTCGTGATACTGACATTTTTTTCGTTGGTGCTCGGGGAATTGCTTCCGAAGCGCATCGGATTGAATTATCCCGAGAAAATTGCGAAATCGGTTGCGATACCCATGAAATACATTTCGGTGGTTACCGCGCCGTTCATCTGGCTGCTGACGATCTCTACGGAGGCCCTGCTGAAGGTTTTGATGATCAAGCCATCCACTGACGGTAAAGTCACTGAGGAGGAAATCAAGGCCATCATCAAGGAGGGAACCGAAGGCGGCGAAGTGCAGGAGATCGAGCACGATATTATGGAGCGGGTGTTTCACATCGGTGACCGAAAGGTGAATTCGCTGATGACCCACCGCAAGTCGGTTGTGTTCCTCCCGTTAAATTCGGACAAGCAGAAAGTCAAGGAGTTGATGCTGAAAGAGCTGCATTCAATTTATCCCGTATATGGTGACAATCATGACGACATTGTCGGGGTGGCTGATCTGAAGAATATTTTCGCGCATTTTGAGGAGGACAATTTCAACCTCGAGCGCATCATGACCGATCCGCCCTACATCATGGAGCAGACGACGGCTTACAAGGCGTTGGAAAATTTCAAGAAAAGCGGTGTGCATTATGCATTCGTTTCTGATGAATATGGCGTGTTTCAGGGCATTATCACATTGAACGACATCCTTGAAGCGCTTGTAGGCGATGCTTCGGACTTTTACAAAGACGATTTCAAGCTGGTGGCCAGGGAAGACGGCTCATGGATGGTCGACGGTTTGTATCCGCTGCATGATTTCCTGACGTACTTTGAGTTGGACGAACTCATCACCGACTATGAAGTGAACACCGTCAGCGGATTAATCATGACCGAGCTGTCGTACATCCCGAAAGAAGGGGAAAGACTGTTTTGGCACCACTATGAGCTTGAGGTGGTCGATATGGACGGCGTTAAGATTGACAAGGTGCTGGTGAAGGAGCGGAAAGAAAAATAG
- the obgE gene encoding GTPase ObgE yields the protein MTEGNFVDYVKIYVSSGKGGRGSTHLHREKFIEKGGPDGGDGGRGGHVYIIGNKGLWTLFHLKFARHIKAGHGGDGGSDRSTGADGEDKYIEVPLGTVVRDKDTNEILFEITEDGEKRIVVQGGKGGLGNWHFRSSTNQTPRYAQPGLPSVEADIVLELKVLADVGLVGFPNAGKSTLLSVLTSAKPKIADYPFTTLKPNLGIVAYRDYQSFVIADIPGIIEGAAEGKGLGHYFLRHIERNSTLLFLVPVDTPDIKAEYDILVNELTKYNPEMLDKERIVVISKCDMLDDELKSELKTQLDQDFGDIPYMLISSVAQQGLTELKDKLWQMLNA from the coding sequence ATGACAGAAGGAAATTTCGTAGATTACGTAAAAATATATGTCTCCTCAGGAAAGGGCGGACGCGGCTCAACACACCTGCATCGGGAGAAATTCATCGAGAAAGGCGGACCTGACGGCGGTGATGGCGGGCGTGGCGGACACGTCTACATCATTGGTAATAAAGGGCTTTGGACGCTGTTTCACCTAAAATTTGCGAGGCACATCAAGGCGGGGCATGGTGGTGATGGCGGCAGTGACCGCAGTACGGGCGCCGATGGGGAAGACAAATATATCGAGGTGCCGCTGGGTACCGTCGTGCGGGATAAGGATACAAACGAAATCCTGTTTGAAATCACTGAGGACGGCGAGAAAAGAATTGTCGTACAGGGTGGAAAAGGCGGTTTGGGCAACTGGCATTTCCGCAGCTCGACGAACCAGACGCCAAGGTATGCCCAACCGGGATTGCCGTCCGTAGAAGCCGACATCGTGCTTGAGCTTAAGGTGCTCGCCGACGTAGGTTTGGTTGGATTCCCGAATGCGGGAAAGTCGACACTGTTATCCGTGCTGACCTCAGCAAAGCCAAAAATTGCAGATTATCCGTTTACGACACTCAAACCCAACCTTGGGATTGTGGCATACCGTGATTACCAATCGTTTGTGATTGCCGATATTCCGGGGATTATTGAAGGGGCTGCCGAAGGTAAAGGACTGGGACATTATTTCCTGAGGCACATCGAACGCAATTCGACACTGCTTTTCCTGGTGCCTGTGGATACGCCCGACATCAAGGCGGAGTATGACATCCTCGTTAACGAATTGACCAAATACAACCCCGAAATGCTTGACAAGGAACGCATTGTCGTAATTTCCAAATGCGATATGCTGGATGACGAACTCAAGTCAGAACTGAAAACGCAATTGGATCAGGATTTCGGCGACATTCCGTATATGCTGATTTCGTCTGTGGCACAGCAGGGACTGACAGAATTGAAGGACAAGCTATGGCAAATGCTGAATGCCTGA